The following is a genomic window from Eubalaena glacialis isolate mEubGla1 chromosome 18, mEubGla1.1.hap2.+ XY, whole genome shotgun sequence.
CTCAGTGCTGgccctgccccctctcctggCCTACCTTGCTCCTGCCCTTCTCTTGTGCATCCCCCCCGCCCATCCCCATGGGGAGATCCCCATTCTACGGGGATCTCCGCCCCTCCCTGCCGGCCACGCCCCACCACGCTCTTTCCCCCCGCCCATCCCCCCCGGGTATCCCAGCCCCTTGCCGGTTCCGCCCCTTCTCCCGGGCATCTCCGCCCTTCCTTGGTGACCCcgcccctccatcccaccccgcCGCTCTCACCCGCCACCATGAGTTTGAGCAGCGAGCGGCGGCGGTGGCCGGTGCGCGGGTTCGCTGCGAGACAGGCGTAGGCGCCGCCGTGGCCGGGCCGGACCGCGGGCAGCAGGAGGCGCGGGCCGGCGGGCACCGCGGCCTCGGCCGGGTCGGCCAGGCTCCATGCGATGTCGGCCGGTGGCCGCGAGGCGGCGGTGCAGCGCAGGGTCACGTTGCTGCCCGCGGTGACAAAGAGGGAGGGGTCGGCGTCGCGGTCCGAGGAGACAGTGATGACCGGCAGATCCGGGCCGTCTAGGCGGAGGAAGGGGGTCGGAACCGCGAGAGTCGGGGTCAACTGGGGCTCCTCCAGGATTTCCGGAGACTGGACCGccagccctctcctccccagggaCTCCAGGAGCCTGAGCCCTCAGATCCCTGTCCCCGACAGGAGGCACCTCCGCACTCACAGAAAACACTGACGTTGGCCGCGGCCTCCGTGTGGCCGAAGGGGCTGTGGACGCGGCAGGTGTACCGGGCCTGGTCGCTGCGCGTAGGGCGCGCGATGAGCAGCTGGTCGCCCTCTACGCGGACCCGGAGCGGCTCCACTCCCGCAGGGTCCGCTGCCCCCAGGACGCGTCCGTCCCGGGTCCAGCTCAGCTCCCCGCGACCCGGCTTCCACCCCACACAGCGCAGCCGGAGCTCCGCCGCCCCCTCCTCGGTCTCCGGGACCTCAGGCTTCACCGACAGCTTGGACACGGGCTCTGGGAGAGGGGGAACGGACTCAGGACTCGGTTCTCAGCCCTCTCGTCCCTTAGGCCCAGGGAGCCCCAGCCCCCTCCACCTCTTACACCCAGGATTTCGCCCCAGCCGAGGCCCCCTCTTAGTCCTCCTCTTAGCCCCAAGAGACCTCTTCTTCTCACAGACCCGAGTCCGAGTacccagctctctcctctctgggaCTCGGGAGTCCGGGCTCCCAGGAGTTCTGGTCTCCAGGTCCAGTTTCCCTCAAGCACCCGTCTTGACCCCcagctcctcttctccctccctccagcccagaagtccctctcccctgtctAGGAACCCCTTCCTCTGGGGCAGGAAGCACATCCTCAAAAGAGCAGTAACCTGCCCACAGCAGCCCCTGCAGCCAGCACTCTGGACCTCAGGGCCCACTTACCATATACACGCACCATGAACTCCCAAATCTGCCGCGAGACCCCGGCCTGGATGACCTCAGCTGTGTAGAGCCCAGCATCCTCTAGCTGGGCAGAGGAGAGTTCCAGACTCCCTCGGGTCTGGTCAAATCGTAGGCGGTCTCCGTACTTGGGGTCCAGGCTGATCAGAGGGTCCCCTGGCCCCAGACCCCCAGCTACCAGCACCTTGGAACCTTGGCGCCAAAccaccagaggggaagggggaccAAGGCCAGGAACTGGAACCAGAGGTAGCTGGATTGTGGTCCCCACCAGCACCGCCAGAGGGCCCCCCACTTGCGGGGGCAAGCTTGGCACCGAGCGGGCCTCTGAGGGAACTTTGGAATCCAGGCTCTGGGCAAAGAATTTAAGATCCTGATCCTGAGGGGAGAATTTTGAAACTGGGGCCTCCACAGAGACATTAGTATTGGGGACTTGCCTTTTGGCAGCTGGGGTCTTAACAGAGGAGGAAGGCCCCGGGTTTGGGGCAGGAACTTGAGAACCCGAGGTACGAGGAAATACTCGGGAACCAGGGATTCCAGAGAAGGGGTCCAGGTTCAGATGTTTGctctcagcagaaacactggaCCGGAAGGACCCGGGCACGTCCTTCAAATTCAGCACCTCAGGAGACCATTCAGAATGAGGGATATCAGCAGAGGCTTTTGAACCTGGAGACTGATCTGGAAATTTCCAGCTGGGGGGTTTGACGGGGGGAACTTTCAAACCCGGGCCCTGGGAAGAGCTTTCTGAGTCCGAGGAGAGATTGGTTCTCTGAATTCCAGAAGAGGCTTTGAAGGCGAGGACTCTTACTCCCGAGGCTgcagaggaaaggaggggagggagttgCTGGGCTGCAGAAAAGGGAAATTGGTGGGCAAGGGGCTGAGTGGGGGGCTTACCCAGGAACAGGAAGAGCAGCAGACCCCGCGAGGTGTCCATGGTGCCAGCTGCACCCGCGAGGATACTGGGGCAAGACCCAGGGCCTGCACCCATTCCTCCCGGGCTAGACGAGTCCAACAGGACTGATAGCTTCCTGGGCGGGGAAGGAAGCCAGATCCAGGGGGAGGTGCCAGGATCCCCCACCCAGATATTATGGCTGAGCCACCCACACCCTGCCCGGCTTGTCCTCATCAGCTAGGCCCagcactccccagcccctgggggcAGACGGTGAGACTGGAGTCCCAGCTGGAAACTTAGTAACAAACttgtggaggggggtggggaggtgaagtcaggaagacttcctggaggagagcACGTCCCCACCCGCCCCCAGGTCCGATCCTGCTCCTTGTCTGCTCTCCACGGTCCCCTGCTGCCCTCAGGGCCAAGTCTCAAGTGGTTATCTTCCACCCAGTTGTCTCTCCTGAGAGCCAGCACTGTGTCTCCTCAACCCCCAGGTCTTAACATGCCCCGTGTCCCACTAAACTTAGAGTCTTCCCTGTAACCCCACCCTCCTGCATCCTCCATCTCCAGTGCGGCTCCGCCATCTAGAGGGATGCTGGGaggcttcctcccttcttccttcccctcactgCTGTCAGTCTCTGGatcccacccctcctgccccctcaACCTCTCTGCTccatcccttcctctttctaccaGCCAGACCCCAGCACAGGCCCTGACTTCCTCTGTCCGCTTGCCTAGCCTCCTCCCTCCAGTCCGTGGCCCCCCAGATGGTCCTTGAGTCTTTCTACCCCCAGAGTGGCACCCCCCATCCCTCACAGCCCTCCTGTGGCTCCCCAGCACCTGGCCTTGGAAGACAACCGAGTTCCTCATCAGAACTTCCAGGCCCTGCATGGCCTAGACCCACCCACTCCTTTCTCCCTCCAGCACTTCCTCTTTGAACACCCTGCCATTCTTAGGccatctctcccctcccagccTTGGCCGGGACAGTTTCCTTTGCCTGAAAGCTCTGgctcactcccccaccccctccaacctGGCTTAACCACAACTTGTCCTTCAAGTCTCACCTTATCAAGAACCAAAATAATAATTACCCATTTACTGTGGTCCAGGAACTGTGCGAAATTCTTCCCGGGCATTAGCAGGCTGAACACTTCCAAATGCTCTATGAGCTGGGTGTTCACAAACAAGGATACTACGGCTCAGAGACATCAAGGGACCTGCTGGAGGTTGCACAGCCAGAGGGAAGAGCTTGGTCCACAATGGTCAGGCTGCTCACTCCTGCTGAAAGCTTTCCCTACCACCCCATGCTAATAATGGTTATAATACAGAGTAAGCATTTTCTGCATGTCAGATATGGTTCTGAAGATGCTACATTAATTACCCTTCAAAACCCCATGGGAGGActttgctggtggtccagtggttgactccgcgcccccagtgcagggggcccaggttcgatccctggtcagggaactagatcccgtatgccacaactaagacctggcgcagccaaataaataaacagatatttaaaaaaacaaaaaaacaaaaaaacccatgggGCAGGTTTTGTAGCTTAAAAATGGCTACAAATTCAACTCTCCTCCTACTAAGAAATAGGGTCTATCTCGCCCTCCCTTGGATCTAGGTAGGCTCTGTGACTGTCAGACCAAGAGAGTACAGCACAAGTGGCCCTGTGCTAGTTTCTGCATCTAGGCCTTGAGAGACTGGCATACTCCACTTCCCACATTATAGAATGCTCCCGCTCGGGACCCAGCCGCCATGATGTGAGGAAGCTCAATCATCCCAGTGGAGAGGAATCATGGTCCCTGGCCAACAGCCAGCTCAAGTCAACATCCCCAGCCAGCTTGCCAGGCACATGACCGAGGCATCTTAGACACGCCATTTGAGCCACCCAGACTGATGCTACATGGAGGAGAGGCAAGCTGTCCTCGCCAAGCCCTGCCCAAATTTCAGATTTacaagcaaaataaatgatttttggcTTAAGCCACCAAGTTGTGGAGAGGTCTGTCATGCCATGACAGACAACCAGAAAATGGGTATTATTACTAACTCCACCTGATGGAGGAAGAAACCCAGGCTCAGAGAATAGGAACCTGCCAAAGGTCCTCTCAGAGCCAGGGACTGGCCAGGCTGGGAGCTGAACCCAGGGCCTTGGGATCTAGACCCCAGGCCCCCAACCACTACACCAAGCTCTTACTATTTCGATCGtccacatgaggaaactgaagatcagagaTGGGAAGTAACTCACTCAAGATCTCACAGCTGGTAAGTGTGACAGTGAGGGTCTAAAATCACTATGTCTGACTCCAGGCCCCCGCTCTTCATCCTCACACTAGGTTTTGATTGTCTGTTGTTTGTCCGTCTCCCCAACCAGGACCAGACCTTCCGGCCTCATTCCCTCTTGTGTCCCAAGTCTCAACAAGAGCCTGGCACCATTGTCTGTGCCCCCTTCACCATGGAAGCTCCTCACAGGCAGGGGCCGGATGTGACTCCCCTGGTTCCCCAGCGTCACccagcacaggacctggcacacaggagacttaagtaaatgtttgttgaatgaatcaaagaATGGGTTTCTGGGGAATGAGTTAACAAAGACAGACGCCGGAAGAGTCATGGTTTTATTGCCGGGTTTCAGGGAAAGGGCTCAAATGCGCCCAGTCTCCTTCAGCTTGGCCACCAGGTCCTCTGTGGTCTCCACCTTGACACCGGCCGTGCGCTGGGGTGGGTCTTCCACACGAATCACGGAGAGTTTGGAGGTCAGGTCCACACCCAGGTCCCCAGCCTTGATCACCTCGAtcttcttcttcttggctttctGCACATGGGAGGCCCACGGTTCACAGGGCTGCCCAAGCCCCTGCCCACACTCCTGCAGCCCCCTTCCATGGGTGCCACGTCTGCAGAACCACTCCCACTGGCTGAACCCTTCTGGACCTGCCCACTGGCCAGGGCACACGTGACCTCTTACAGGGCTACACCTGGTGTGGACAATTCCTGCTGGCTGGGATGCCCTGGGGAGCCCTCCTATCGTGGGAGCCCACCTTTAGTCAACCGCCGTGGGGAGTCCACTGGCTGGAACGGACTGGCAAAGTCATCCTTCTGGCAATAATAACTCAATAGACTTTTGGCCAAGATGACCAATTGTACTCTCCCTGTTGGCTGAGATGATGACTCATTGAACCCTCCCTATTAGATGAGATGACCTACTGAACCCTCCCTATTGCCTAGGATGACATGCTGAAACCTTCCTACTGGCTGAGATGACTCACTTGAACTCACCTATTGGCTGAGATGACTCAATGAACCCTCCTTGTTGGATGAAATGACATACTGAACGCCCCCTATCAGTTGAGATGACACACCGAACTCTCCATTTTGGCTGAGATGACAACTCACCCTATTGGCTGAGATGACACATTAAACGCTATTGGCTGAGATGACACACTAAACCCTCCGTATTGCCTGAGATGATACATTGAACTCTTCCTATTGGTTGAGATGACCCAATGAACCCATTCTAGAGCCATGATGAACAGTGAACTCTTCCTGTTAGCCAAGAGACCCCATGAACTCTTCCTAGTTAGCCATGATGGCCTAAATGATTCCTTCCTGTTGGTAATGATTACCGGGGGAACCTTCCCTGACAAACCAAGATGACTTAATGAATCCTCCTTATTTGGCTAAGATTATACAGTGAACTTTTCCCATTGGTTGGAATGACAGGGGAACCCTTCCTAGAGTCCAGTGAAGCCTTTCTATCGGCTGAGGTAACCAGCAAACCCTCCCTGTTTGCCAAAACAGccacaccccccccaaccccgaacTCTCACTATTGGCAGAAATGATTCAGTGAACCCGCTCCGTTAGTCAAACTGACCGGGTGACCCCTTCCTTTGGAGGAGACGTCCCTTGggtcctctctcctcccacctgaCCACCAGGGAGGCACTGGGCCTGCAGCACTCACCCATCCCCAGGCCCCCAGTGGCCCATCTGCCAAGCACTCACCATGATGTTGGGCAACGTGGCGTAGCGGGGCTCGTTGAGCCGCAGGTCAGCGGTCACCACGGCAGGCAGCTTCAGGCGCAGGGTCTCCAGGCCCCCATCGATCTCCCGCTCTACTTTCATCTTGTCCCCTTCCATCGTCACCTGGGAGGCGAATGTGCCCTGGGGAGGGACAGCATTGGGGGAGCACAGGTGAGGTTAACCCAGGGCAGGCACAGAGCAGGCCACTGCTGAGTGCACGCCACACGGATGAGCCAATGAATGAGAACAGAAGTGGGAGAGTCCCGCAAGGTGACCTACAGACATCAAGCTCAAAAACAGGAGGAAGCCACAAGAAGGGAACTCAAAAATCCAGGGGAGGGTGTCTTTCCTGGGACCCAGGGTGTAGGTCCTAATGTCCTGAACCTGCCCGTTGG
Proteins encoded in this region:
- the VSIG10L gene encoding V-set and immunoglobulin domain-containing protein 10-like, whose translation is MGAGPGSCPSILAGAAGTMDTSRGLLLFLFLASGVRVLAFKASSGIQRTNLSSDSESSSQGPGLKVPPVKPPSWKFPDQSPGSKASADIPHSEWSPEVLNLKDVPGSFRSSVSAESKHLNLDPFSGIPGSRVFPRTSGSQVPAPNPGPSSSVKTPAAKRQVPNTNVSVEAPVSKFSPQDQDLKFFAQSLDSKVPSEARSVPSLPPQVGGPLAVLVGTTIQLPLVPVPGLGPPSPLVVWRQGSKVLVAGGLGPGDPLISLDPKYGDRLRFDQTRGSLELSSAQLEDAGLYTAEVIQAGVSRQIWEFMVRVYEPVSKLSVKPEVPETEEGAAELRLRCVGWKPGRGELSWTRDGRVLGAADPAGVEPLRVRVEGDQLLIARPTRSDQARYTCRVHSPFGHTEAAANVSVFYGPDLPVITVSSDRDADPSLFVTAGSNVTLRCTAASRPPADIAWSLADPAEAAVPAGPRLLLPAVRPGHGGAYACLAANPRTGHRRRSLLKLMVADLPPGSPQCSVEGGPGDRFLRFRCSWPGGFPAASLQFQGLPKGVQAGPVSSVLLEAVPAHPRLSGVPVTCLARHLMTTRTCIVTPEAPREVLLHPMVEETRSGEAEVALQASGCPPPSRASWAREGRPLASGGQGRLQPSQDGQRLLIGNFSLDWDLGNYSVLCSGALGAGGDEITLTGPSISSWRLQRTRDAAVLTWDVERGALISSFQIQAQVESPDLSRATASEDWISLLTLGPRDRSAVVPLLPQKPRVWVFRILPTLGHQPGTPSQSQVYRAGPTLGPGAIAGIVLGSLLGLALLAALLILCIYYLCHFQGQTPSKKKHHSRLTRVFSLPERKFQSVTPEQTPQPLPLSVPLDDPSPTRAHPATGPRTVNFSHGVPKTVRAATQV